One window of Methanothermobacter tenebrarum genomic DNA carries:
- a CDS encoding acetyl-CoA carboxylase biotin carboxylase subunit: MFNKVLIANRGEIAIRVMRACRELNIKSVAVYSDADKNSLFTRYADESHPLGGSTPSESYLRVDKIIDIAEKSGAEAIHPGYGFLAENPKLGMECEKHGIKLIGPKSSVIEAMGDKIRARKLMKKAKVPVVPGTIEGVKDAEKAIKIAEEIGYPVMVKASAGGGGIGMRTVYEEDELVRAIESTQSVASSAFGDSTVYIEKYLEKPRHIEFQVLADEHGNIIHLNERECSIQRRHQKLIEEAPSPIMTPELRERMAAAAVRAAKHIGYTNAGTVEFLYSNGDFYFLEMNTRVQVEHPITEVITGVDIVKEQIRIAAGEELSYSQDEISIRGHAIECRINAEDPLSDFKPTPGRITGYRSPGGIGVRVDSGVYMNYEIPSYYDSMISKLIVWGRDRAEAIERMKRALAEYIILGVKTTIPFHKAIMRNEAFNRGELHTHFVDHHRKQIEEEMKRIVIEDKEMVTRLQSTFLPPKKVAAISAAIGNYIASNKKVL; encoded by the coding sequence ATGTTCAACAAAGTTCTCATCGCAAACCGTGGTGAAATAGCTATAAGGGTTATGAGAGCGTGCAGAGAACTGAATATTAAAAGTGTCGCCGTATATTCGGATGCTGATAAAAATTCATTATTCACACGTTACGCTGATGAATCACACCCCCTTGGCGGTTCAACACCATCCGAAAGCTACCTAAGAGTGGATAAAATAATAGACATAGCCGAAAAATCTGGTGCAGAGGCCATACACCCAGGTTACGGTTTCCTAGCCGAAAACCCGAAACTTGGCATGGAATGTGAAAAACATGGCATAAAACTCATAGGCCCCAAAAGTTCAGTTATTGAAGCCATGGGTGACAAGATAAGAGCAAGGAAACTCATGAAAAAGGCCAAGGTCCCAGTAGTCCCGGGTACAATAGAGGGTGTAAAGGATGCTGAAAAAGCCATTAAAATCGCAGAGGAGATAGGCTACCCGGTCATGGTAAAAGCATCCGCCGGGGGTGGTGGCATAGGTATGAGAACAGTCTACGAGGAAGACGAGCTTGTAAGGGCCATAGAATCTACACAATCGGTAGCATCATCCGCCTTCGGGGACTCCACAGTTTATATAGAAAAGTACCTTGAAAAGCCAAGGCACATTGAATTCCAGGTGCTTGCAGACGAACACGGGAACATAATACACCTTAACGAGAGGGAATGTTCAATACAACGCAGGCACCAGAAATTGATAGAGGAAGCCCCCTCCCCTATAATGACACCCGAACTCAGGGAGAGGATGGCTGCAGCGGCTGTCAGAGCCGCTAAGCATATAGGTTACACCAATGCTGGTACAGTGGAATTCCTATATTCCAATGGGGACTTCTATTTCCTCGAGATGAACACAAGAGTCCAGGTAGAACACCCTATAACAGAGGTTATAACAGGCGTGGACATAGTAAAGGAACAGATAAGAATCGCAGCCGGCGAAGAACTCTCCTATTCACAGGATGAGATAAGTATAAGGGGTCATGCTATTGAATGTCGCATAAACGCAGAGGATCCCCTATCAGATTTCAAACCGACACCAGGTAGGATAACAGGTTACAGGTCACCTGGTGGCATAGGGGTTAGGGTTGACAGTGGCGTTTATATGAACTATGAGATCCCAAGCTACTATGATTCCATGATATCAAAGCTTATAGTATGGGGTCGCGACCGTGCAGAGGCCATTGAAAGGATGAAAAGAGCCCTCGCAGAGTATATAATATTGGGTGTTAAGACAACCATACCATTCCATAAGGCTATAATGAGGAACGAGGCCTTCAATAGGGGAGAACTCCACACACACTTTGTAGACCATCATAGGAAGCAGATCGAAGAGGAGATGAAAAGGATAGTCATCGAGGATAAAGAGATGGTAACCAGGCTACAATCAACATTCCTACCCCCAAAGAAGGTTGCCGCGATCTCAGCGGCAATAGGAAATTATATAGCATCCAACAAAAAGGTGTTATAG